In Fodinicola acaciae, the following proteins share a genomic window:
- a CDS encoding ferritin-like domain-containing protein, whose amino-acid sequence MSDLPGASALQAALSGEHAAIFGYGVVGARTSGNDRSMVMDCQAAHQKRRDALTARLTAAGVDAPAASAAYGLPFPVTSAADARKLAVTIEERIAALWRAAVAPTSGDDRRTAVDALTDAAVRATTWRQRAGSPPTVPFPGS is encoded by the coding sequence ATGAGCGACCTGCCCGGCGCGTCGGCGCTGCAGGCCGCGCTGTCCGGCGAGCACGCGGCGATCTTCGGCTACGGCGTGGTCGGCGCACGCACCTCCGGCAACGACCGGTCGATGGTCATGGACTGCCAGGCCGCGCACCAAAAACGGCGTGACGCGTTGACCGCCCGGCTGACCGCCGCCGGCGTCGACGCGCCGGCAGCGAGCGCCGCGTACGGGCTGCCGTTCCCGGTCACCTCGGCGGCAGACGCGCGCAAGCTGGCGGTGACCATCGAGGAGCGGATCGCCGCGCTGTGGCGCGCCGCGGTCGCTCCGACCTCCGGCGACGACCGGCGTACGGCCGTCGACGCGCTGACCGACGCGGCCGTACGCGCGACGACCTGGCGGCAGCGCGCCGGCTCGCCACCAACCGTCCCTTTCCCTGGCTCTTAG
- the map gene encoding type I methionyl aminopeptidase — MPTQTRPPLTPGQLSPARRVPGDIPRPEYVGKKAPKPFRGSEVKSADVIERMRVAGRIAAQALAVGGEQVRPGVTTDEIDRVVHEFLCDHKAYPSTLGYRGFPKSCCTSLNEVICHGIPDSTVIQDGDICNIDVTAFIDGVHGDTNATFLAGEVSEEARLLVERTHEATMRGIKAVAPGRRINVIGRVISSYAKRFGYGVVRDFTGHGVGETFHSGLYVPHYDNPDLETVIETGMTFTIEPMITLGDYRHDTWADGWTVVTKDRSWTAQFEHTLVVTDDGYEILTLP, encoded by the coding sequence ATGCCGACCCAGACTCGACCTCCACTGACTCCTGGCCAGCTGTCGCCGGCCCGGCGGGTGCCTGGTGACATCCCGCGGCCGGAGTACGTCGGAAAGAAGGCGCCGAAGCCGTTTCGCGGCAGCGAGGTCAAGTCGGCCGACGTGATCGAGCGGATGCGGGTCGCCGGCCGGATCGCGGCGCAGGCGCTGGCGGTCGGTGGCGAGCAGGTCCGGCCCGGTGTGACGACCGACGAGATCGACCGCGTGGTGCACGAGTTTCTCTGCGACCACAAGGCTTATCCGTCGACCCTCGGCTATCGCGGCTTCCCGAAGTCGTGCTGCACCAGCCTCAACGAGGTGATCTGCCACGGCATCCCGGACTCGACCGTCATCCAGGACGGCGACATCTGCAACATCGACGTGACCGCTTTCATCGACGGCGTGCACGGCGACACCAACGCCACCTTCCTCGCCGGCGAGGTGAGCGAGGAGGCGAGGCTCCTGGTGGAGCGTACGCACGAGGCCACCATGCGCGGCATCAAGGCGGTCGCGCCGGGCCGGCGGATCAACGTGATCGGCCGGGTCATCTCCTCGTACGCGAAACGGTTCGGCTATGGCGTCGTGCGCGACTTCACCGGCCACGGTGTCGGCGAGACGTTCCACAGCGGGCTCTACGTGCCGCACTACGACAACCCCGACCTGGAGACGGTCATCGAGACCGGGATGACCTTCACCATCGAGCCGATGATCACCCTCGGCGACTACCGGCACGACACCTGGGCCGACGGCTGGACGGTCGTCACCAAGGACCGCAGCTGGACGGCGCAGTTCGAGCACACCCTGGTGGTCACCGACGACGGCTACGAAATCCTGACGCTGCCGTAA
- a CDS encoding DUF2786 domain-containing protein: MTTNSGGLSPVDLAARLIGDAGDQRYAGMPDVLRRCMARLVAHGCDQPRVLDEAVGWLLGVRVRMLATCGWLPVDMVEISRRRLDRHAASYLADAVATECARHAPATLDDRWTGQLRELDATVWWGRGSTHLPSWCARHGRTLTDAVAVVIELLALCRSLPKLPVIAAPPGQAVVGTRPPAGVDEKILGRVRGLLAKAESTEFDEEAEALSAKAQQLMSRYALSRAMVEYERGAATATTTHRMWLENPYLTAKASLVGVVASANRCRTVVTASLGFAEIVGDPVDVEATVLLATSLLVQATRAMVTAGRHVTRTGQSRTRSFRQSFLVAYAGRIGERLAAAAEQVTEEVVTGTELLPVLASRREAIDAAVAEHYPRLRPLDISVSNRDGWGAGRAAADAAHLGLERPSLT; the protein is encoded by the coding sequence GTGACGACCAACAGCGGTGGGCTGTCGCCGGTGGATCTGGCGGCTAGGTTGATCGGGGACGCCGGCGACCAGCGGTACGCGGGGATGCCGGATGTGCTGCGGCGGTGCATGGCGCGGTTGGTGGCGCACGGCTGTGACCAGCCGCGCGTGCTCGACGAGGCGGTGGGCTGGCTGCTGGGCGTGCGCGTACGCATGCTCGCGACCTGCGGTTGGCTGCCGGTCGACATGGTGGAGATCAGCCGGCGGCGGCTCGATCGGCATGCGGCGAGTTATCTTGCCGACGCGGTGGCGACCGAGTGTGCCAGGCATGCGCCGGCGACGCTGGACGATCGCTGGACCGGTCAGCTCCGGGAGTTGGATGCCACGGTGTGGTGGGGCCGCGGGTCCACGCACCTGCCGTCCTGGTGCGCGCGCCACGGCCGCACGTTGACCGACGCGGTGGCGGTCGTCATCGAGCTGCTGGCGCTGTGCCGTTCGCTGCCGAAGCTGCCGGTCATCGCGGCGCCGCCTGGCCAGGCGGTCGTCGGTACGCGGCCGCCGGCCGGTGTCGACGAGAAGATCCTCGGCCGGGTCCGTGGCCTGCTGGCCAAGGCCGAGTCGACGGAGTTCGACGAGGAGGCCGAGGCCCTGTCGGCGAAGGCGCAGCAGCTGATGAGCCGCTATGCGCTGTCGCGCGCCATGGTGGAGTACGAGCGCGGCGCCGCGACCGCCACCACGACCCATCGGATGTGGCTGGAAAACCCTTACCTGACCGCGAAAGCAAGCCTGGTCGGCGTGGTCGCCTCGGCCAACCGCTGCCGCACGGTGGTGACCGCGTCGCTCGGCTTCGCCGAGATCGTCGGCGACCCGGTCGACGTGGAGGCGACGGTGTTGCTGGCCACCTCGCTGCTCGTGCAGGCGACCAGGGCGATGGTCACCGCCGGCCGGCACGTCACCCGCACCGGCCAGTCGCGTACGCGGTCGTTCCGGCAGTCGTTCCTGGTCGCGTACGCCGGCCGGATCGGCGAGCGGCTGGCCGCGGCCGCCGAGCAGGTGACAGAGGAGGTCGTCACCGGCACCGAGCTGCTGCCGGTGCTGGCCAGCCGCCGCGAGGCGATCGACGCGGCGGTGGCCGAGCATTATCCGCGGCTGCGGCCGCTGGACATCAGCGTGAGCAACCGCGACGGCTGGGGTGCCGGCAGGGCGGCGGCCGACGCGGCGCACCTCGGTCTGGAAAGGCCCAGCCTGACGTGA
- a CDS encoding GNAT family N-acetyltransferase, with protein sequence MSDIDVRRADATESAAVAQVIATSFHHLDVSRWLVPDDAERARIFPSYFRIAVDHAIEHGEVLVSPDLSGVVVNFVVPGPDPEDYDARLAEACGEWTPRVQRLDEAMHHAHPTGRGDHEYCALFGVMPEFQNKGLGTVLLQSWCDALDKAGKPAYLEASNSNSRRFYERAGFVDCAEPLDLPYEGERMYPMWRDPA encoded by the coding sequence GTGAGCGACATAGACGTACGCCGCGCCGACGCCACCGAAAGCGCCGCGGTCGCTCAGGTCATCGCGACCTCTTTCCATCATCTCGACGTCTCCAGATGGCTCGTCCCCGACGACGCCGAGCGAGCCCGGATTTTCCCGTCGTACTTCCGCATCGCCGTCGACCACGCCATCGAGCACGGCGAGGTGCTGGTGAGCCCCGACCTGTCCGGCGTGGTCGTCAACTTCGTCGTACCAGGCCCGGACCCGGAAGACTACGACGCACGCCTGGCCGAGGCGTGCGGCGAGTGGACACCACGAGTGCAGCGCCTCGACGAAGCGATGCATCATGCGCACCCAACCGGTCGCGGTGACCATGAATACTGTGCGCTTTTCGGTGTCATGCCAGAATTTCAGAACAAGGGTCTTGGCACGGTTTTGCTACAGTCGTGGTGCGATGCGCTCGACAAGGCCGGTAAACCCGCGTATCTGGAAGCAAGCAACTCCAACAGCCGCCGCTTCTACGAACGGGCCGGTTTCGTCGATTGCGCGGAACCGCTGGATTTGCCGTACGAGGGCGAGCGGATGTACCCAATGTGGCGTGACCCTGCCTGA
- a CDS encoding DUF6406 domain-containing protein — protein MTYPANKIIIRHGIEHPTGAGTITGVSVTREDDGTPSVVLAVRPTDTAPTNRDLRPGETFVIGPEKWQMADLRRVDTPDWYAVLTRVR, from the coding sequence ATGACCTACCCCGCGAACAAGATCATCATCCGGCACGGGATCGAGCATCCGACCGGCGCCGGCACCATCACCGGCGTGAGCGTGACCAGGGAGGACGACGGCACGCCGAGCGTCGTGCTGGCGGTCCGGCCGACCGACACCGCGCCGACCAACCGCGACCTGCGGCCCGGCGAGACGTTCGTGATCGGGCCGGAGAAGTGGCAGATGGCCGACCTGCGGCGGGTCGACACGCCAGACTGGTACGCGGTGCTCACGCGCGTCCGCTGA
- a CDS encoding APC family permease, translating to MSSSLAANRLGIMHVVFFVITAAAPLTVIAGVVSTGWLVTDIKGLPLAFLIVAVVLALFCVGYVAVARRIRNAGAFYTYIAKGLGKPLGVGGSFIALFAYGMMQWATYGGIGFTLATLVHDKTGASVPWWVFSLIAWAAVAVMGVLRVDLNSKVLAVALIAEVIVVVIYDIVDVAHPFKGSVSLETLSPASLSGAGLGIAFAIAVTGYVGFEAAAVFSEESKEHDRTVPAATYLSLVVMAVLYAISAWAMSVAIGPDNLHTAAEKYQSALPGAIVAQNLGGTLAVDIGQILFMTSLVAAALSYHGTCSRYTFALGRERVLPAFLGRTSVRTNAPYMASIMQSSIGLLLIIGFAVFNGDPLVNFFFTLGTVGGFGVLILVTCTSMAVVGFLNRNPDGESVWQRIVAPILATLGLITVVILILSNFGALLGAPDSPLRFVFPIVYLLLGIGGIVWGLFLRRSKPGVYNAIGLGAGANANPFGSDPQPRRQAGAA from the coding sequence GTGTCGTCATCGCTGGCCGCGAACCGGCTCGGCATCATGCACGTGGTTTTCTTCGTCATCACCGCCGCCGCGCCGCTGACGGTCATCGCCGGCGTGGTGTCCACCGGCTGGCTGGTGACCGACATCAAGGGCCTGCCGCTGGCGTTCCTGATCGTCGCCGTCGTGCTCGCACTGTTCTGCGTCGGGTACGTCGCGGTCGCCAGGCGGATCCGCAACGCCGGCGCGTTCTACACCTACATCGCGAAGGGTCTGGGCAAGCCGCTTGGGGTGGGCGGCTCGTTCATCGCTCTCTTCGCGTACGGGATGATGCAGTGGGCCACCTATGGCGGCATCGGTTTCACGCTGGCGACGCTGGTGCACGACAAGACCGGCGCGAGCGTGCCGTGGTGGGTTTTCTCGCTGATCGCCTGGGCCGCGGTCGCGGTGATGGGTGTGCTTCGCGTCGACCTCAACTCCAAGGTGTTGGCGGTCGCGCTGATCGCCGAGGTCATCGTCGTGGTGATCTATGACATCGTCGACGTAGCGCATCCGTTCAAGGGATCGGTGAGCCTGGAAACCTTGTCGCCGGCCAGCCTTTCCGGTGCAGGCCTGGGAATCGCGTTCGCGATCGCGGTGACCGGTTACGTCGGTTTCGAGGCGGCGGCGGTTTTCTCCGAGGAATCCAAGGAACATGACCGTACGGTGCCGGCGGCGACCTACCTTTCGCTTGTCGTCATGGCGGTTCTGTACGCGATTTCGGCGTGGGCCATGTCGGTCGCGATCGGCCCGGACAACCTGCACACCGCGGCGGAGAAATACCAGAGCGCGCTGCCGGGCGCGATCGTCGCGCAGAACCTCGGCGGCACCCTCGCCGTCGACATCGGCCAGATTCTGTTCATGACCTCGCTGGTGGCGGCGGCGCTGTCGTACCACGGCACATGCTCGCGCTACACCTTCGCGCTCGGTCGTGAGCGGGTGCTGCCGGCGTTCCTCGGCCGCACCAGCGTACGGACCAACGCGCCGTACATGGCCTCGATCATGCAGAGCTCGATCGGCCTGCTGCTCATCATCGGTTTCGCGGTCTTCAACGGCGACCCGCTGGTGAACTTCTTCTTCACGCTGGGAACCGTTGGCGGATTCGGCGTACTGATCCTGGTCACGTGCACGTCGATGGCCGTTGTCGGCTTCCTCAACCGCAATCCGGACGGCGAGTCGGTCTGGCAGCGGATCGTGGCGCCGATCCTGGCCACCCTCGGTCTGATCACGGTCGTCATCCTGATCCTGTCGAATTTCGGTGCCCTGCTTGGCGCGCCGGACTCGCCGCTGCGGTTCGTCTTCCCGATCGTCTACCTTTTGCTTGGCATCGGCGGCATCGTGTGGGGCCTGTTCCTGCGCCGGTCGAAGCCCGGCGTCTACAACGCGATCGGCCTCGGCGCCGGCGCCAACGCCAATCCGTTCGGCTCCGACCCGCAGCCGCGCCGTCAGGCAGGTGCGGCGTGA
- a CDS encoding ribbon-helix-helix protein, CopG family — protein sequence MPTSKPPTKIQFNVYLPPPLIRRIKHHAIDVDTSLSALVAEALEEYLDRRERKG from the coding sequence ATGCCAACCTCCAAACCCCCCACCAAGATCCAGTTCAATGTCTACCTCCCCCCACCTCTCATCCGCCGCATCAAACACCACGCCATCGATGTCGACACCTCGCTCTCGGCGCTGGTGGCCGAAGCCTTGGAGGAATACCTGGACCGGCGGGAGAGGAAAGGGTAG
- a CDS encoding penicillin acylase family protein, with protein sequence MTRLRILLIAALAVACLAAGMPATTPADAAKRPAAVTDYCQGQCGDVLPPGENGNATLLDILGNRTIGTRPPHTDDQLGPYAKLASQYTGLTTAQLNTFFNDASFGVPADQVASTVSPRPDVTIVRDKATGVPHITGTTRSGTEFGAGYAGAADRLWTMDLLRHVGRATLTTFAGGAPANRSFEQSLWAGAPYTEADLQSQIDRLASGSARGQQALQDVKDYVAGINAYISQSVANRNFPGEYVLTGHMDAITNAGTIEPFKPTDMIAIAAVIGALFGTGGGNEIASAQVRQAARARYGVAEGDRIWRSLRMENDPSAVLTVHNGQQFPYGAAPANPVGAAMPDSGSLTAQPIVENPQGSATTAKTLAVRPKTTQPKSGKKPDPRDLSPARGIFNDGVFGPGFVASTKHSMSNALVVSGAYTDSGHPIAVYGPQTGYFAPQLLMLQELQGPGISARGISFAGISMYVLIGRGQDYSWSATSAGQDVTDTFAVELCEPDGKPATKDSLSYLYNGQCTPMERLAVHNAWSPTTADSTPAGSYDLVRYRTKYGLVTYRGLSGGKPVAFTSLRSSYRHEADSILGFMQFNDPSAITSPQAFQQAAGDINFTFNWFYVDAKHTAYFNSGHNPVRPSNVDGNLPVWGQPAYQWRGWDPDTNTAQYTPAAQHPQAIDQDYFVSWNNKQAAGFTVADYGQGSVHRVALLDSRVKAMVASGQKVTRVSLTKAMQDAAQTDLRGEDVLPVLLRVLDSAPITDPDVSAAVATLRAWQQAGAKRVETSYGSHKYVNAEAIRILDAWWPLLVKAEFAPGMGDGLYDALARTLQINESPSGQQNGDAGGGGSLNEAQPHKGSSFQYGWWSYVNADLHQVLGQPLPSRLGATYCGNGELSACRQALTASLKQAAAQPANEVYAADADCSAGDQWCADSIIQRPLGGITDGKISWQNRPTYQQVVQFPTGRS encoded by the coding sequence GTGACCCGACTGCGGATCCTGCTCATCGCGGCCCTGGCGGTCGCCTGCCTGGCGGCCGGAATGCCGGCCACCACACCGGCCGACGCGGCGAAAAGGCCGGCGGCGGTCACCGACTATTGCCAGGGACAGTGCGGCGACGTCCTGCCGCCGGGGGAAAACGGCAACGCGACGCTGCTCGACATCCTCGGCAACCGGACGATCGGCACGCGGCCGCCGCACACCGACGACCAGCTCGGACCGTACGCGAAGCTGGCGAGCCAATACACCGGACTCACCACGGCACAGCTCAACACCTTCTTCAACGACGCGTCCTTCGGCGTGCCGGCCGACCAGGTCGCCAGTACGGTCTCGCCGCGGCCGGATGTGACGATCGTGCGCGACAAGGCGACCGGCGTCCCGCACATCACCGGCACAACGCGCTCCGGCACCGAGTTCGGCGCCGGCTATGCCGGTGCCGCCGACCGGCTCTGGACGATGGACCTGCTGCGCCATGTCGGCCGCGCGACGCTGACGACTTTTGCTGGCGGCGCACCGGCAAACCGGTCGTTCGAGCAGAGTTTGTGGGCTGGCGCGCCCTACACCGAAGCCGATCTGCAGAGCCAGATCGACCGGCTCGCGTCCGGCTCCGCGCGCGGACAGCAGGCATTGCAGGACGTCAAGGATTATGTCGCCGGCATCAACGCCTACATCTCGCAGTCGGTCGCCAACCGCAACTTTCCCGGCGAGTACGTGCTGACCGGTCACATGGACGCCATCACCAACGCCGGCACCATCGAGCCGTTCAAGCCGACCGACATGATCGCGATCGCGGCGGTCATCGGCGCTCTTTTCGGGACAGGTGGCGGAAACGAGATCGCCTCGGCGCAGGTGCGCCAGGCCGCGCGGGCACGTTATGGCGTTGCCGAAGGCGACCGGATCTGGCGCTCGTTGCGGATGGAAAACGACCCGTCCGCCGTCCTCACCGTCCACAATGGACAGCAGTTCCCGTACGGCGCGGCGCCGGCAAACCCGGTGGGCGCGGCGATGCCGGACAGCGGCTCGCTGACCGCGCAGCCGATCGTGGAAAATCCGCAGGGCTCCGCGACAACGGCGAAAACTCTGGCCGTACGCCCGAAAACGACGCAACCGAAGTCTGGCAAGAAGCCTGATCCGCGCGATCTTTCGCCGGCCAGGGGGATCTTCAACGACGGCGTGTTCGGTCCTGGGTTCGTCGCCAGTACGAAACACAGCATGTCCAACGCGCTGGTGGTCTCCGGCGCGTACACCGACAGCGGCCATCCGATCGCCGTCTACGGTCCGCAGACCGGATATTTCGCGCCGCAGCTGCTGATGCTCCAGGAGCTGCAGGGGCCGGGCATCAGCGCGCGCGGCATTTCCTTTGCCGGCATCAGCATGTATGTGTTGATCGGCCGTGGCCAGGACTACTCGTGGAGCGCCACCTCGGCGGGCCAGGACGTGACCGACACCTTCGCCGTCGAGCTGTGTGAGCCGGACGGCAAGCCGGCGACGAAGGACTCACTTTCCTATCTCTACAACGGACAGTGCACGCCGATGGAGCGGCTGGCGGTGCACAATGCCTGGTCGCCCACGACGGCCGACTCGACGCCGGCCGGGTCGTACGACCTGGTGCGCTATCGGACGAAATACGGTCTGGTCACGTATCGGGGCCTGTCCGGTGGGAAACCGGTGGCCTTCACCAGCCTGCGGTCCAGCTATCGGCACGAGGCCGACTCGATCCTGGGTTTCATGCAGTTCAACGACCCGTCGGCGATCACCTCGCCGCAGGCCTTCCAGCAGGCCGCCGGCGACATCAACTTCACCTTCAACTGGTTCTACGTGGACGCCAAGCACACCGCCTACTTCAACTCCGGCCACAACCCGGTCCGTCCGTCCAATGTGGACGGTAACCTGCCGGTGTGGGGCCAGCCGGCGTACCAGTGGCGGGGCTGGGACCCGGACACCAACACGGCACAGTACACACCGGCGGCGCAGCATCCGCAGGCGATCGACCAGGACTACTTCGTCAGCTGGAACAACAAGCAGGCGGCCGGATTCACCGTGGCCGATTACGGCCAGGGTTCGGTGCACCGGGTGGCACTGCTGGACAGTCGTGTCAAGGCAATGGTGGCCAGTGGTCAGAAAGTGACACGCGTGTCGCTGACCAAAGCCATGCAGGACGCGGCACAGACCGACCTGCGCGGCGAGGACGTGCTGCCGGTGTTGTTGCGGGTGCTGGACAGCGCGCCGATCACCGACCCGGACGTGTCGGCGGCGGTGGCCACCCTGCGTGCCTGGCAGCAGGCCGGCGCCAAGCGGGTCGAGACCAGCTACGGCAGCCACAAATATGTGAACGCCGAGGCGATCCGGATTTTGGACGCCTGGTGGCCACTTCTGGTCAAGGCCGAGTTCGCCCCGGGAATGGGGGACGGCCTGTACGACGCGCTCGCGCGTACGCTGCAGATCAACGAATCGCCCTCCGGCCAACAAAACGGCGACGCCGGCGGTGGCGGGAGCCTCAACGAGGCCCAGCCGCACAAGGGTTCCTCCTTCCAGTACGGCTGGTGGAGCTATGTCAACGCCGACCTGCACCAGGTGCTCGGTCAGCCGCTGCCGAGCCGGTTGGGCGCGACCTATTGCGGAAACGGCGAACTATCGGCCTGTCGGCAGGCGTTGACCGCCAGCCTCAAACAGGCAGCCGCGCAACCGGCCAACGAGGTGTACGCGGCGGACGCGGATTGTTCGGCAGGCGACCAGTGGTGCGCGGATTCGATCATCCAGCGGCCGCTGGGCGGCATCACGGACGGGAAAATCAGCTGGCAAAACCGTCCTACCTATCAGCAAGTAGTCCAGTTCCCTACAGGACGTAGTTGA
- a CDS encoding nucleotidyltransferase domain-containing protein gives MPLHSMVTEAVLGYLEAVDERAPGLIEGFYLEGSAALGDFQPHASDIDFVAVTAARPDTAALAALAEVHDRLRDRRRPYLDGVYVTWDDLPRGGTDERRRPRSHEGRLTADGSPPNPITWHTLARYGVPLRGPQPAELEIWTDPELLARWTTGNLDSYWRRRLDRTGRLLSRGGVVSLSDFEAAWTVTGVTRLHYTLATGNITSKQGACHYAMGTFATEWHRIVREALRLRLGNSGSLYHNNRFARRNDLRAYAAMVIESAHDLVKR, from the coding sequence ATGCCTCTCCATTCCATGGTCACCGAAGCGGTCCTCGGCTATCTGGAAGCCGTCGACGAGCGAGCGCCTGGCCTGATCGAGGGCTTCTACCTGGAGGGATCGGCCGCGCTCGGCGACTTTCAGCCGCACGCCAGCGACATCGACTTCGTCGCCGTCACCGCCGCACGGCCGGACACCGCCGCGCTGGCGGCGCTGGCCGAGGTGCACGACCGGCTCCGCGACCGGCGCCGGCCGTATCTCGACGGTGTCTACGTGACCTGGGACGACCTGCCGCGCGGCGGCACCGACGAGCGCCGCCGGCCGCGCAGCCACGAGGGCCGGCTGACCGCCGACGGCAGTCCGCCCAACCCGATCACCTGGCACACGCTCGCGCGTTACGGCGTGCCGCTGCGCGGTCCGCAGCCGGCCGAGCTGGAGATCTGGACCGACCCCGAGCTGCTGGCACGATGGACCACCGGCAACCTCGACTCGTACTGGCGCCGCCGGCTCGACCGGACCGGCCGGCTGCTCAGCCGCGGCGGCGTGGTGTCACTGAGCGACTTCGAGGCCGCTTGGACGGTGACCGGCGTGACGCGGCTGCACTACACGCTGGCCACCGGCAACATCACGTCGAAGCAGGGCGCGTGCCACTACGCGATGGGAACGTTCGCGACGGAGTGGCACCGGATCGTCCGTGAGGCGCTGCGGCTGCGGCTCGGCAACAGCGGCTCGCTCTATCACAACAACCGGTTCGCGCGGCGCAACGACCTGCGCGCGTACGCGGCGATGGTCATCGAGTCGGCTCACGACCTGGTCAAGCGCTAG
- a CDS encoding GOLPH3/VPS74 family protein, producing the protein MTLRRDQRLWAEHLRVADDLWFIAHDDRTGKPRVSPVALDCGLAGALVGELVLSRNIQVRDGRIHVLTGKLPDDAATLEILENMLAEPHHDVRTWLTYLSQNATTTVTNRLVRNGMLEPQETRRLLKTVIVYRPTDLEGAFWRSGRLEAALAGKRGQTTWGEIFLGGLLGAVGMLQLDLWDDGPRISEFVHGILAKADPSLREITATVHSLIGEAVLRMRH; encoded by the coding sequence ATGACGCTGAGACGTGATCAGCGCCTGTGGGCCGAACATCTGCGGGTTGCCGACGACCTGTGGTTCATCGCACACGATGACCGCACGGGCAAGCCGCGGGTGAGTCCCGTCGCGCTGGACTGCGGGCTGGCCGGCGCTCTGGTGGGGGAGCTGGTGCTGTCCCGCAACATCCAGGTGCGCGACGGTCGCATCCACGTACTGACCGGAAAACTTCCGGACGACGCGGCGACGCTGGAAATACTGGAGAACATGCTCGCCGAGCCGCACCACGACGTGCGGACCTGGCTTACGTACCTGAGCCAGAACGCGACCACGACGGTGACCAACCGGCTGGTTCGCAACGGCATGCTGGAGCCACAGGAAACCCGGCGGCTGCTCAAAACCGTGATCGTCTACCGGCCGACCGACCTGGAAGGAGCGTTCTGGCGGTCCGGCCGGCTGGAGGCGGCACTGGCCGGCAAACGCGGACAGACCACCTGGGGAGAGATCTTCCTCGGCGGGCTGCTCGGCGCGGTCGGCATGCTGCAACTGGACCTCTGGGACGACGGGCCCAGGATTTCCGAGTTCGTCCATGGCATTCTCGCCAAGGCCGACCCGTCCCTGCGGGAGATCACCGCGACCGTGCACAGTCTCATCGGCGAGGCCGTACTGCGAATGCGGCACTGA
- a CDS encoding HAD family hydrolase yields the protein MTIAPLIDAVIFDWGGTLTPWHVIDVAESWAAYAQAYQAASDTAADPEVAKALAAAEEAAWLRSRDEHRSTTYADIVRSAGLDPGSEAHQVAVAAYHEWFEPHTYLDPDVPEVFAGLAARGIRIGVLSNTIWPRADHERVFARDGVLDQIDGAVYTCEVPWTKPHPEVFKAAVSAVGASDPTRCVFVGDRLFDDVYGAQAVGMKAAWVPHSTIPDWQRGHTEGEPDAVLQRLSELLPVIDKWSSA from the coding sequence ATGACTATTGCCCCCTTGATTGACGCGGTGATTTTCGACTGGGGTGGGACGCTGACTCCCTGGCACGTGATCGACGTGGCCGAATCCTGGGCCGCGTACGCGCAGGCCTACCAGGCCGCGAGCGACACCGCTGCGGACCCGGAGGTGGCCAAGGCGCTGGCCGCCGCCGAGGAGGCCGCGTGGCTGCGCAGCCGCGACGAGCACCGCAGCACCACGTACGCCGACATCGTCCGCTCCGCCGGCCTCGACCCCGGGAGCGAGGCACACCAGGTGGCGGTGGCCGCCTATCACGAGTGGTTCGAGCCGCACACCTATCTCGACCCGGACGTGCCCGAGGTGTTCGCCGGACTGGCCGCGCGCGGCATCCGGATCGGCGTCCTGTCCAACACGATCTGGCCGCGCGCCGACCACGAGCGCGTGTTTGCCAGGGACGGCGTGCTCGACCAGATCGACGGCGCCGTCTACACCTGCGAGGTGCCGTGGACCAAGCCGCATCCGGAGGTCTTCAAGGCGGCGGTGTCGGCGGTCGGCGCCAGCGACCCGACGCGGTGTGTGTTCGTCGGCGACCGGCTCTTCGACGACGTGTACGGCGCGCAGGCCGTCGGCATGAAGGCGGCCTGGGTGCCGCACTCCACGATCCCGGACTGGCAGCGCGGCCACACCGAGGGCGAGCCGGACGCGGTGTTGCAGCGGCTCTCCGAGCTGCTGCCGGTCATCGACAAGTGGTCTAGCGCTTGA